A portion of the Canis aureus isolate CA01 chromosome 32, VMU_Caureus_v.1.0, whole genome shotgun sequence genome contains these proteins:
- the TMEM202 gene encoding transmembrane protein 202 isoform X1 — protein MVAFSTLAGSRLRWGPGTFAVGPVGTGRARGLTAWDGFTSRGKWSKKGSRGRMLHAEPWLADWFLSLRRLTWSLPPGVGAREGIPFRLLAILNSHHKLLSPEDIRLAFLFAVRELCFIHLYTPGPNTKPDTATADKPTLPINQHPSDSMPPQRQQQHVDQIHIYIRMLCVSLCGFGLLMLTGTSSLNWVQFLVIKNGLELYAGLWITCNHELCWSHTPKSPYYLQFSRAFFLISVFATLVALVWLISSCLSRRGSITTNLDLKVSILSFISAISLLLCLVLFLAQVYWHAKDALEPDLLWTYHINWWSDFLYMFSGIISFLNYMTFSFLSLDRNVSAIPIEKSRLGVGPVTTVLPDEDGGKLSPEKESPTEEVKTDSRMEL, from the exons ATGGTAGCTTTCAGCACCCTGGCTGGCAGCCGCCTGCGCTGGGGTCCTGGCACCTTCGCAGTGGGCCCTGTGGGCACTGGCAGGGCCAGGGGCCTAACAGCCTGGGATGGCTTCACGAGCAGAGGGAAATGGAGCAAGAAAGGAAGCAGAGGGCGGATGCTGCATGCCGAACCGTGGCTGGCAGATTGGTTCCTCAGCCTGCGGAGACTTACCTGGAGCCTTCCACCTGGCGTTGGGGCAAGAGAGGGAATTCCATTCAGACTACTGGCAATCTTGAATTCTCACCACAAGCTATTGAGTCCTGAAGATATCCGGTTAGCTTTTTTATTTGCCGTTAGAGAGCTGTGTTTCATTCATCTTTATACCCCCGGACCTAACACAAAGCCTGACACAGCAACTGCTGACAAG CCTACTCTCCCCATCAACCAACATCCGAGTGACTCGATGCCACCCCAGAGGCAGCAGCAGCATGTGGATCAGATACACATCTACATCCGAATGCTCTGTGTCAGCCTGTGTGGCTTTGGTCTCCTAATGCTGACCGGCACGTCCTCACTGAACTGGGTGCAGTTCCTGGTGATCAAGAATGGCCTTGAGCTCTACGCAGGACTCTGGATCACATGCAACCATGAGCTGTGCTGGAGCCACACACCCAAGTCACCCT ATTACCTTCAGTTTTCCAGGGCTTTCTTCCTCATCTCTGTCTTTGCCACACTTGTTGCCCTTGTCTGGCTCATCAGTTCTTGCCTGTCTAGAAGAGGAAGCATAACCACCAACTTGGATCTGAAGGTATCCATACTCAGCTTCATCTCAG CCATCTCCTTGCTCCTCTGCCTCGTCCTATTTCTGGCACAGGTTTACTGGCATGCTAAGGATGCCTTGGAGCCAGATCTCCTCTGGACCTATCATATTAATTGGTGGAGTGACTTCTTATACATGTTTTCTG GGATCATCTCCTTCCTCAACTATATGACTTTCAGCTTTCTTTCCCTTGATCGAAATGTCAGTGCAATTCCCATAGAGAAGTCAAGACTGGGGGTTGGTCCAGTGACTACAGTATTACCTGATGAAGATGGTGGAAAGTTAAGCCCTGAAAAGGAATCTCCAACTGAGGAAGTGAAAACAGACTCAAGAATGGAACTGTGA
- the TMEM202 gene encoding transmembrane protein 202 isoform X3 → MVAFSTLAGSRLRWGPGTFAVGPVGTGRARGLTAWDGFTSRGKWSKKGSRGRMLHAEPWLADWFLSLRRLTWSLPPGVGAREGIPFRLLAILNSHHKLLSPEDIRLAFLFAVRELCFIHLYTPGPNTKPDTATADKPTLPINQHPSDSMPPQRQQQHVDQIHIYIRMLCVSLCGFGLLMLTGTSSLNWVQFLVIKNGLELYAGLWITCNHELCWSHTPKSPWIISFLNYMTFSFLSLDRNVSAIPIEKSRLGVGPVTTVLPDEDGGKLSPEKESPTEEVKTDSRMEL, encoded by the exons ATGGTAGCTTTCAGCACCCTGGCTGGCAGCCGCCTGCGCTGGGGTCCTGGCACCTTCGCAGTGGGCCCTGTGGGCACTGGCAGGGCCAGGGGCCTAACAGCCTGGGATGGCTTCACGAGCAGAGGGAAATGGAGCAAGAAAGGAAGCAGAGGGCGGATGCTGCATGCCGAACCGTGGCTGGCAGATTGGTTCCTCAGCCTGCGGAGACTTACCTGGAGCCTTCCACCTGGCGTTGGGGCAAGAGAGGGAATTCCATTCAGACTACTGGCAATCTTGAATTCTCACCACAAGCTATTGAGTCCTGAAGATATCCGGTTAGCTTTTTTATTTGCCGTTAGAGAGCTGTGTTTCATTCATCTTTATACCCCCGGACCTAACACAAAGCCTGACACAGCAACTGCTGACAAG CCTACTCTCCCCATCAACCAACATCCGAGTGACTCGATGCCACCCCAGAGGCAGCAGCAGCATGTGGATCAGATACACATCTACATCCGAATGCTCTGTGTCAGCCTGTGTGGCTTTGGTCTCCTAATGCTGACCGGCACGTCCTCACTGAACTGGGTGCAGTTCCTGGTGATCAAGAATGGCCTTGAGCTCTACGCAGGACTCTGGATCACATGCAACCATGAGCTGTGCTGGAGCCACACACCCAAGTCACCCT GGATCATCTCCTTCCTCAACTATATGACTTTCAGCTTTCTTTCCCTTGATCGAAATGTCAGTGCAATTCCCATAGAGAAGTCAAGACTGGGGGTTGGTCCAGTGACTACAGTATTACCTGATGAAGATGGTGGAAAGTTAAGCCCTGAAAAGGAATCTCCAACTGAGGAAGTGAAAACAGACTCAAGAATGGAACTGTGA
- the TMEM202 gene encoding transmembrane protein 202 isoform X2, whose translation MEKREQLVLTFYNPKVPKLKGNRNYQRPTLPINQHPSDSMPPQRQQQHVDQIHIYIRMLCVSLCGFGLLMLTGTSSLNWVQFLVIKNGLELYAGLWITCNHELCWSHTPKSPYYLQFSRAFFLISVFATLVALVWLISSCLSRRGSITTNLDLKVSILSFISAISLLLCLVLFLAQVYWHAKDALEPDLLWTYHINWWSDFLYMFSGIISFLNYMTFSFLSLDRNVSAIPIEKSRLGVGPVTTVLPDEDGGKLSPEKESPTEEVKTDSRMEL comes from the exons atggagaagagggaacaATTAGTCTTGACCTTCTATAATCCTAAGGTTCCCAAACTTAAGGGGAACCGGAACTACCAAAGG CCTACTCTCCCCATCAACCAACATCCGAGTGACTCGATGCCACCCCAGAGGCAGCAGCAGCATGTGGATCAGATACACATCTACATCCGAATGCTCTGTGTCAGCCTGTGTGGCTTTGGTCTCCTAATGCTGACCGGCACGTCCTCACTGAACTGGGTGCAGTTCCTGGTGATCAAGAATGGCCTTGAGCTCTACGCAGGACTCTGGATCACATGCAACCATGAGCTGTGCTGGAGCCACACACCCAAGTCACCCT ATTACCTTCAGTTTTCCAGGGCTTTCTTCCTCATCTCTGTCTTTGCCACACTTGTTGCCCTTGTCTGGCTCATCAGTTCTTGCCTGTCTAGAAGAGGAAGCATAACCACCAACTTGGATCTGAAGGTATCCATACTCAGCTTCATCTCAG CCATCTCCTTGCTCCTCTGCCTCGTCCTATTTCTGGCACAGGTTTACTGGCATGCTAAGGATGCCTTGGAGCCAGATCTCCTCTGGACCTATCATATTAATTGGTGGAGTGACTTCTTATACATGTTTTCTG GGATCATCTCCTTCCTCAACTATATGACTTTCAGCTTTCTTTCCCTTGATCGAAATGTCAGTGCAATTCCCATAGAGAAGTCAAGACTGGGGGTTGGTCCAGTGACTACAGTATTACCTGATGAAGATGGTGGAAAGTTAAGCCCTGAAAAGGAATCTCCAACTGAGGAAGTGAAAACAGACTCAAGAATGGAACTGTGA